A portion of the Cryptomeria japonica chromosome 5, Sugi_1.0, whole genome shotgun sequence genome contains these proteins:
- the LOC131072828 gene encoding LOW QUALITY PROTEIN: pleiotropic drug resistance protein 1 (The sequence of the model RefSeq protein was modified relative to this genomic sequence to represent the inferred CDS: inserted 1 base in 1 codon), giving the protein MEAGRSVGESLECKTKEEELHNVRDSDHLLHGMRSRIDSRVGIELPQIEVRFKGLNVEAQVHVGRALPTIPNYILKMAKIFLRRFSLLCDSKRHLKILNNISGIIRPRRMTLLLGPPGSGKTTLLLALANRLNTNVKVSGSVTYNGENVDKLMAQRLSSYVDQHDIHFGEMTVKETFAFALSCQGFGGQNKMLAEVSRREKEAGIIPDQDVDNFMKGLFQDTAFKTDYVIKSLCLDPCSNMMIGDEMRRGISGGEKKRVTTGEILMGSATVLFMDNITTGLDSSTAFQILNYIRQSVQMLDMTAVLSLLQPTPEIFELFDDIILLSEGHIVYQGPLNHGLEFFASMGFHCPERKAVADFFQEVTSKKDQQQYWAGEGQYRYVSVKEFAKAFHSFHVSKKLLVELRVPYDRRKSRSVSVTSKYGATNIELFKACFSRECLLFKRNAFIHIFRTIQLSLVALVTMTVFCRTRMQHKTIIDGNTYLGALYFSLMVILFNGFSELAMTIDRLPVLYKQRDLRFYPTWIYSICSWLLSIPMSLVETSIWVLMIYYVIGFNPQVSRLFRQFLLYFCVNQFGLALLHLLASLGQTMVVAFTYGSFSMVVIFFLGGFILSREDINRWWIWGYWTSPLSYAQNAIAVNEFLGQRWDEPVGNGLNQTLGELVLTSRGIFPHYCWYWIGIGALLGYSILCNVLYTGALAILKPPGKVQSVVSEEAMQEMYANTTGEDDLPISKGPEAAMTSPAPLLKEKQGMVLPFKPLSLCFKHISYYIGMPEKKKQEGFAADRLRLLHDVSGAFRPGILTAFVGVSGAGKTTLMDVLAGRKSCGYIEGSITISXYPKKQEQFARISGYCEQDDIHSPHVTVYETLIYSAWLRLPAEIDEETRKMFVEEVMELVELCPLRNSLVGLPGVTGLSGEQRKRLTIAVELVANPSIVFMDEPTSGLDARSAAIVMRTVRNIVDTGRTIVCTIHQPSIDIFEAFDELLFMKQGGRLTYAGSLGSHCSQLLEYFQSIDGVRKIEKGVNPATWMLEITSPAEEVRLGIDFAEIYQKSSLFQENMALIESLSTPLGDSEDLHFPTQYSQPFHKQFIACLWKQHWSYWRNSQYTAVRFFFTVSISLLFGSICWGLGSKRSEQQDLLNALGSMFASVLFIGVTNEMTVQPVAWLERMVFYRERAAGMYSALPYALAQVTIEIPHVFTQALLYSSVVYSMAAFEWTVVKFLWHFFFLYFTFLSYTFSGMMAVALTANNKIASVVSVPVLMLWILFSGAMISRTRCPPWWRWFFSTNPMAWCLYGLIGSQYGDVGTSLMMADGTEMSVKHFVEENFGYHRQHLASVGFLTAGFSVLFGLVFVLGIKLFNFQKR; this is encoded by the exons ATGGAGGCTGGTAGATCTGTCGGAGAAAGTTTGGAATGTAAAACCAAGGAGGAGGAGCTTCACAATGTTAGGGACAGTGACCATTTGCTCCATGGAATGCGAAGCAGAATTGATAG CAGAGTGGGGATAGAGTTGCCCCAAATTGAGGTCCGTTTCAAGGGTTTGAACGTGGAAGCACAAGTACATGTTGGGAGGGCTCTACCAACTATACCCAACTATATTCTTAAAATGGCCAAG ATTTTTTTAAGGAGATTTTCACTTTTGTGCGATAGCAAAAGGCACCTGAAGATTCTGAATAACATTAGCGGCATTATCAGACCCCGCAG AATGACTTTGCTCCTCGGACCGCCAGGGTCGGGGAAGACAACTTTACTCTTGGCTCTTGCAAATAGGCTTAACACAAACGTCAAG GTATCTGGAAGTGTGACATACAATGGCGAAAATGTGGATAAATTGATGGCTCAGAGACTATCATCTTACGTTGACCAACATGACATTCATTTTGGAGAAATGACTGTGAAAGAAACCTTTGCCTTTGCTCTTAGTTGCCAGGGTTTTGGTGGCCAAAACA AGATGCTTGCAGAAGTCTCGAGGAGAGAGAAAGAAGCCGGTATCATACCTGACCAAGATGTTGACAACTTTATGAAG GGTCTGTTTCAAGACACAGCCTTCAAGACTGACTACGTAATCAAG AGTCTCTGCCTGGATCCTTGCTCAAatatgatgatcggtgatgaaatGCGACGAGGAATTTCAGGAGGAGAAAAGAAGCGTGTGACTACAG GAGAGATTCTCATGGGTTCAGCAACGGTTTTGTTCATGGATAACATAACGACGGGGTTAGATAGTTCTACAGCATTTCAAATTCTCAACTACATACGCCAATCAGTGCAGATGCTGGATATGACTGCTGTTCTGTCACTCTTGCAGCCAACTCCAGAAATATTCGAATTGTTCGATGACATTATTTTGCTTTCCGAAGGTCACATTGTGTATCAGGGTCCTTTGAATCATGGATTAGAATTCTTCGCATCCATGGGTTTCCACTGTCCAGAGAGAAAAGCGGTTGCAGATTTTTTTCAAGAA GTGACATCAAAAAAGGATCAGCAACAGTATTGGGCAGGCGAAGGACAATATAGATATGTTTCTGTTAAGGAATTTGCCAAGGCGTTCCACTCATTTCATGTAAGCAAAAAATTACTCGTGGAGTTGAGAGTTCCATATGATAGAAGAAAGAGTCGTTCTGTGTCTGTTACATCCAAGTATGGTGCTACCAATATAGAATTATTCAAGGCTTGTTTTTCAAGGGAATGTCTTCTTTTCAAGAGAAATGCATTCATTCACATTTTCAGAACAATACAG CTGAGTCTTGTGGCTCTTGTCACCATGACAGTTTTTTGTCGGACAAGGATGCAACATAAAACaattattgatggaaacacttaccTTGGTGCACTCTACTTCAGTCTTATGGTCATCTTGTTTAACGGGTTTTCAGAACTTGCAATGACAATAGATAGACTTCCAGTTCTATACAAACAAAGAGATCTAAGGTTCTATCCAACTTGGATATATTCAATATGCAGTTGGCTGCTGAGCATTCCCATGTCATTGGTAGAGACTTCCATTTGGGTACTCATGATATACTATGTAATTGGTTTTAATCCTCAAGTTTCAAG GTTATTTCGCCAATTTCTACTTTATTTTTGCGTAAACCAGTTTGGTTTGGCACTGTTACATCTACTAGCTTCTTTGGGTCAAACGATGGTAGTTGCCTTTACCTATGGCTCGTTTTCCATGGTGGTCATCTTTTTCCTAGGTGGTTTTATCCTATCCAGAG AGGATATTAACAGGTGGTGGATTTGGGGGTACTGGACTTCTCCACTATCGTACGCTCAAAATGCTATTGCTGTGAATGAATTTTTGGGACAGAGATGGGATGAG CCTGTAGGGAATGGCTTAAACCAAACTTTAGGGGAACTTGTGTTGACATCTCGTGGGATATTTCCACATTATTGTTGGTACTGGATTGGCATTGGAGCTCTATTGGGATATTCTATCCTATGTAATGTCTTGTATACTGGAGCTTTAGCCATCCTCAAAC CTCCTGGAAAAGTCCAATCTGTGGTTTCTGAAGAAGCCATGCAGGAGATGTATGCAAACACAACAGGAGAAGATGATTTGCCAATTTCTAAAG GACCCGAGGCAGCTATGACGAGCCCTGCTCCCTTACTAAAAGAAAAACAGGGCATGGTACTTCCATTCAAGCCTTTGTCTCTCTGCTTCAAACACATTAGTTATTACATTGGTATGCCTGAG aaaaagaaacaagagggtTTTGCAGCAGATCGGTTGAGGCTATTACATGATGTGAGTGGAGCATTCCGACCGGGCATTCTTACAGCTTTTGTTGGAGTTAGCGGTGCAGGCAAAACTACCTTGATGGATGTCTTGGCTGGAAGAAAATCTTGCGGTTACATTGAGGGCAGCATTACTATAT GCTATCCTAAGAAGCAAGAACAATTTGCTCGGATCTCAGGATACTGTGAACAAGATGACATTCATTCACCACATGTAACTGTTTATGAAACCCTTATTTACTCTGCCTGGCTTCGTTTACCAGCTGAAATAGATGAAGAAACAAGAAAG ATGTTTGTGGAGGAGGTGATGGAACTTGTGGAGTTATGCCCCTTGAGAAATTCTCTCGTGGGTCTCCCAGGAGTGACTGGTTTGTCAGGAGAGCAGCGTAAAAGATTGACTATTGCTGTGGAGCTTGTTGCAAATCCTTCAATTGTGTTCATGGATGAACCCACGTCAGGACTGGATGCACGGTCTGCAGCCATTGTCATGCGAACAGTAAGAAATATTGTTGACACTGGACGCACAATTGTTTGTACCATCCATCAGCCGAGCATCGATATTTTTGAAGCTTTTGACGAG CTTCTCTTCATGAAACAAGGAGGCCGGCTCACATACGCAGGATCATTAGGTTCGCATTGTAGCCAACTCTTGGAGTACTTTCAG TCTATTGATGGGGTTCGAAAAATTGAGAAAGGGGTTAATCCGGCAACATGGATGTTGGAGATAACCTCCCCGGCAGAGGAAGTTCGACTTGGGATTGATTTTGCTGAAATCTATCAGAAATCATCGTTGTTTCA AGAAAACATGGCCCTAATAGAAAGCTTGAGCACTCCCCTTGGAGATTCAGAAGACCTCCATTTCCCTACACAGTACTCTCAACCTTTCCATAAGCAATTCATAGCCTGCTTGTGGAAGCAGCACTGGTCTTATTGGCGGAATTCTCAATACACAGCAGTGCGCTTTTTCTTCACAGTTTCGATCTCGTTGCTTTTTGGTTCCATTTGCTGGGGTCTTGGCTCAAAGAG AAGTGAGCAGCAGGATTTATTGAATGCTCTAGGTTCCATGTTTGCATCTGTACTCTTTATCGGAGTAACAAATGAAATGACTGTGCAACCTGTTGCTTGGCTTGAAAGGATGGTCTTCTACCGTGAGAGGGCCGCTGGAATGTATTCAGCACTACCTTATGCATTGGCTCAG GTAACAATTGAGATTCCGCATGTGTTCACTCAAGCACTCCTGTACAGCTCTGTGGTGTATTCCATGGCGGCCTTTGAGTGGACGGTGGTGAAATTTTTGTGGCATTTCTTCTTTTTGTATTTCACCTTCCTCAGCTACACATTCTCTGGAATGATGGCCGTAGCACTTACTGCCAACAATAAAATAGCTTCAGTTGTTTCAGTGCCTGTGCTGATGTTGTGGATCCTCTTCTCAGGCGCCATGATTTCTCGTACG AGGTGTCCTCCATGGTGGAGATGGTTTTTCAGCACGAATCCAATGGCATGGTGCCTCTATGGTCTCATTGGTTCGCAATACGGAGACGTTGGGACGAGTCTAATGATGGCAGATGGGACAGAAATGTCTGTGAAGCATTTTGTGGAGGAGAATTTTGGTTATCATCGACAGCATTTGGCCAGTGTGGGATTTCTGACTGCAGGATTTTCTGTTTTGTTTGGCCTTGTATTTGTCTTGGGAATCaagcttttcaatttccaaaagcgGTAA